A genomic stretch from Asterias rubens chromosome 19, eAstRub1.3, whole genome shotgun sequence includes:
- the LOC117302926 gene encoding geranylgeranyl transferase type-2 subunit beta-like, with amino-acid sequence MGTPVKDVTLKPDAPKTLLLDKHIQFIASYSSKKDDYEYIMTEYLRMSGIYWGITVMDLMKHLEHMDKQDIVDFVVSCQHECGGLGASVNHDPHLLYTLSAIQILTIFDAVDAINVEKVVEYVKGLQLQDGSFTGDKWGEVDTRFSFCAVACLALLNRLDAVDVQKAVDYVLSCMNFDGGFGCRPGSESHSGQVYCCVGMLAITGNLHHINADQLGWWLCERQLPSGGLNGRPEKLPDVCYSWWVLASLKIIGRIHWIDKKKLEMFILACQDDETGGFADRPGDMVDPFHTLFGIAGLSLLGSYSDQIKPVNPVYCMPEETLQRIRLMTPLL; translated from the exons ATG GGAACTCCAGTCAAAGATGTGACGCTGAAACCAGATGCTCCAAAGACTCTGCTCTTAGACAAACATATCCAGTTTATTGCCAGCTACAGCTCAAAGAAAGATGATTAC GAATACATAATGACAGAGTACCTCAGAATGAGTGGAATCTATTGGGGAATCACAGTCATGGATCTAATGAAGCACCTAGAACACATGGACAAGCAGGATATAGTTGACTTTGTTGTCAGCTGCCAGCATGAATGCGGTGGTCTCGGAGCTAGCGTTAACCATGACCCACATCTGCTGTATACACTCAGTGCAATACAG ATTTTGACAATCTTCGATGCCGTTGATGCCATAAATGTAGAAAAAGTTGTTGAGTATGTGAAGGGACTACAGTTACAGGATGGCTCATTCACGGGAGACAAATGGG GGGAGGTGGACACCAGATTTTCATTTTGTGCTGTTGCATGCCTAGCATTACTG AATAGACTTGATGCTGTGGATGTACAGAAAGCTGTGGATTACGTCTTATCGTGTATGAATTTTGACGGTGGCTTTGGGTGTCGGCCCGGCTCGGAATCCCACTCAGGGCAG GTTTATTGCTGTGTTGGTATGCTTGCAATCACCGGTAATCTGCACCACATCAATGCTGATCAGCTTGGCTGGTGGCTGTGTGAGAGGCAACTCCCCTCTGGTGGACTAAATG GGAGACCAGAGAAGCTACCCGACGTCTGTTACTCCTGGTGGGTTCTAGCCTCTCTCAAGATCATCGGCAGGATACATTGGATCGACAAGAAAAAACTAGAAATGTTCATCCTTGCATGTCAAGATGACGAGACAGGAGGATTTGCCGACAGACCAGGGGATATG GTGGACCCGTTTCACACCCTCTTTGGAATCGCCGGCTTGTCTCTACTTGGCTCCTATTCTGACCAGATCAAACCGGTCAACCCGGTCTACTGCATGCCCGAGGAGACACTACAGAGAATACGACTCATGACGCCTCTCCTCTGA
- the LOC117302925 gene encoding TNF receptor-associated factor 3-like gives MPGLPKEIFSDKNIVERFICSICLLVFRDAVQSPCGHRYCDSCIKEQIKNRKGELIRCPACPENSTEGVLIFDEVCPDFVVRRELRTAVVVCFIEGCDWRGSAHQYVQEHENTCPFEKIKCLKSGCGKTVKRGDLSHHLEKECPMRLVECKQCKKQYPYKESKKHASECSNALITCSSCNKRVPRTQMESHLDVDTGDCPKLKIRCMYFPLGCTAKLDASRMEEHLAKNVMEHNRQIVNTLSNSSFLKGESKGASPMIERSEKISKVKERYFDEAALSGNLREMVVGKVEDSKGSNTSKVVNGGVDLTAFEGMLNLQMEESRREIRKLSRDIEKKVASLHNNFQEKDEKTGSMIAVLDRRTETLQQVLAVLSNELEAVHSKVSALQQQNTYLKEFTEKQEKRLQSQDQMLTLKNIALAEQELRIQALEASSYDGVLLWKINEVRRRRQEGVSGKTTSFYSPVFYTSRHGYKLSARIYLNGDGLGKHTHMSLFFVVMRGRHDALLPWPFHQKVTFMLMNQNNREHVIDAFRPDPASSSFKRPNSDMNVASGCPLFIAQEVLDSTDSFIKDDTMFVKVVVDTVGLDNI, from the exons ATGCCTGGTCTCCCAAAAGAAATCTTCAGTGATAAGAATATTGTGGAGAGGTTCATTTGCTCAATATGTCTGTTGGTGTTCCGTGATGCTGTGCAAAGTCCCTGTGGCCACCGTTACTGTGATAGCTGTATCAAGGAGCAGATTAAGAA TCGAAAAGGAGAGTTAATAAGATGCCCTGCTTGTCCAGAAAATTCCACGGAGGGagttttaatatttgatgag GTGTGTCCCGACTTTGTTGTGAGAAGAGAACTGAGAACAGCCGTAGTGGTTTGCTTCATTGAAGGCTGTGATTGGAGGGGAAGTGCCCACCAATATGTTCAG GAGCATGAAAATACTTGTCCGTTCGAGAAGATAAAGTGTCTCAAGTCAGGATGTGGGAAAACTGTCAAAAGAGGAGATTTAAGTCATCATTTAGAGAAAGAATGTCCGATGAGATTGGTAGAGTGTAAACAGTGCAAGAAACAATATCCTTACAAAGAATCAAAG AAACATGCCAGTGAATGTTCGAATGCACTGATAACATGTAGCAGTTGCAATAAACGTGTTCCACGAACTCAG ATGGAAAGTCATCTGGATGTTGACACAGGGGATTGTCCGAAACTAAAAATCAGATGCATGTATTTTCCTCTTGGCTGCACAGCAAAG CTTGACGCCAGCCGTATGGAGGAGCATCTCGCTAAAAATGTTATGGAACATAATCGGCAGATTGTAAACACTCTCTCCAACTCTAGTTTTCTCAAGGGGGAAAGTAAAGGAGCATCACCGATGATTGAAAGATCAGAGAAAATCAGCAAAGTCAAAGAGCGCTACTTTGATGAAGCTGCATTGTCGGGAAATCTCCGGGAGATGGTTGTTGGAAAGGTAGAGGATTCGAAAGGATCCAACACCTCAAAAGTTGTTAATGGTGGTGTAGATCTTACAGCATTTGAAGGCATGTTGAACTTGCAGATGGAAGAAAGCAGAAGGGAAATCCGCAAATTGAGTCGAGACATCGAGAAGAAGGTGGCGAGTTTACATAATAATTTCCAGGAGAAGGACGAGAAGACTGGATCCATGATCGCCGTCCTGGACCGCAGGACAGAGACACTCCAACAGGTGCTGGCTGTCTTGAGCAACGAGCTGGAGGCAGTGCACTCCAAGGTGTCCGCCCTTCAGCAGCAGAACACCTACCTGAAGGAGTTCACTGAGAAACAGGAGAAGAGGCTGCAGTCCCAGGACCAGATGCTGACGCTCAAGAACATTGCCCTGGCCGAGCAGGAGCTGCGTATCCAGGCCTTGGAGGCGTCATCCTACGACGGGGTGCTGCTCTGGAAGATCAATGAGGTCAGACGCCGACGCCAAGAGGGAGTATCGGGTAAAACCACTTCATTCTACTCGCCTGTTTTCTACACCAGCCGACATGGCTATAAGCTCTCTGCAAGGATCTACTTGAATGGAGATGGGTTAGGGAAACACACGCACATGTCGCTTTTCTTTGTGGTCATGCGAGGGCGCCATGACGCTCTCCTTCCGTGGCCTTTCCACCAGAAGGTGACCTTCATGCTGATGAATCAGAACAACCGGGAGCACGTCATTGACGCCTTCAGACCAGACCCTGCAAGCTCCTCGTTCAAACGGCCCAACAGTGACATGAATGTTGCTTCCGGATGTCCGCTCTTCATTGCGCAGGAAGTCCTGGATTCAACTGACAGTTTCATCAAAGACGACACAATGTTTGTCAAAGTCGTTGTCGATACTGTTGgattggacaacatttga